The Streptomyces puniciscabiei genomic interval AGCGGTGCGCCCGCGGCGGCGATGACTCCGGCCATGGCCTGGGGCTCGACGGAGTCCCACAGTTCCACGACGGCCAGCCGGTACGTTCCCTCCGCTGCGAGCCGCAGCAGTTCGGGGACGAGATCCTCGCGCAGTGCGCAGCACGCGCAGTCGTTCACCAGGGGCGCGTCGCCGCTGCCCAGCAGGCCGTCGGCGTCGCGCACCGTCCGGTGCACCGCGCTGTCCACGGCGGACGTCAGATCGTGGTGCAGCGCGACCGAGCCGGGGACCGTACGCAGGATCTGCTCTACGGCGGCCCGGCGGGCGTCGGAGTGCAACCCGCCGACGATCGCCACCGGCAGCCGCACCTCCTCCCCGCTCACCGCTCGCTCCGTCCGCGTCCGTAGCGCCGCTCGAAGCGCTCGACCCGCCCCGCGGTGTCCAGGACCCGCTGGGTGCCGGTGTAGAAGGGGTGGCTCGCCGAGGAGATCTCGACGTCGATGACCGGGTAGGTGTTGCCGTCCTCCCATTCGATGGTCTTGTCGCTCGTGGCCGTGGACCTGGTGAGGAAGGCGTAGTCGGCGGCCCGGTCACGGAAGACGACCGGGCGGTACTGGGGGTGGATTCCGGGCTTCACGGCTCTCAGCGCTCCTCACGGAAGTCGACGTGGCGGCCTGCGACCGGGTCGTACTTGCGCAGGGTGAGCCGGTCGGGGTTGTTACGGCGGTTCTTGCGGGTCACGTAGGTGTAGCCGGTGCCGGCGGTGGACCTCAGCTTGATGATCGGACGCAGTTCGTTGCGGGCCATGGACAGCACCATACAAGAGATTGGTTTTCATTTTCATCTGGCGCTAGTGTTGCTGCATCCACCCCAAGGAGGAACAGCCATGTCCGCCCACTGCCAACTCACCGGCCGACAGCCCGGCTTCGGCCATCACATCTCCCGCTCGCACCGGCGCAGCAAGCGCCGTTTCGACCCCAACGTCCAGAGCAAGCGCTACTGGCTGCCGAGTGAAGGCCGGCACGTCCGGCTCGCGCTCTCGGCCAAGGGCATCAAGACGGTCGACACGATCGGCATCGAGGCCGCGGTGGCCCGCATCCGCGCCCGGGGAGGGAAGGTCTGATGGCGAAGAAGAGCAAGATCGCGAAGAATGAACAGCGGCGCCTCGTCGTGGCGCGCTACGCCGCGCGCCGCGCCGCGCTGAAGGCGATCATCGCTTTCCCTGCAAGCTCCGATGAGGACCGCGCCGCCGCCCAGCGGGAACTACGCCGACAGCCCCGCGACGCCAGCGCCACACGCCTGCGCAACCGCGACTGCGTGGACGGCCGCCCCCGCGGCTACCTGCGCGCCTTCGGTCTTTCCCGTATCCGGGTTCGCGAGATGGCCCACGCGGGCGAGCTCCCTGGCGTGACCAACAGCAGCTGGTGACCCGGCACGCCAGGGGCTCACAACGGGCGCGCCGGCGACGCAGCCCGGATCTGTGCCGGCTCCGAACGCGCCTTCCGCCGCTCTGAACGGGGGCGGGCGGCGGCACCGGCTCGTGGCGTTCTGCAACGAGCCGGTGGGTACGGCGCATCCCGCACGCGGACGGCTTCCGCGTGCGGGATCGAATGCTCAGTTCATACCGGTCAGCTGGTCGTCAGGGCGGTGTCGTCCACGACGAAGCTGGTCTGCAGCGAGGAGTCCTCCACGCCGTTGAACTTCAGGGTGACCGTCTGGCCCGCCAGCGAGGACAGGTCGAAGGTCTTCTGCGCGTACCCGGAGTTGTGGTTGAGGTTCGAGTACGTCGCCAGGGTGGTCGAACCGGCGGTCACCGTCAGCTTGTCGTACTGGGTGCTGGTGGTGGTCTCGGCGGTGTCGATGTGCAGGTAGAAGGTGAGCGTGGCCTTGCAGCCGGCCGGGATCGTCACCGACTGGGACAGCGTGTCGGTGTGGCTGGAGCCGTAGCCGTCCAGCCAGGCGTAGTACGAGCCACCGTGCGCCGCCTCACCGGAGTCGTTGGTGATGACCCCGCTCGTGGCGCTCCAGCCGGTGCTGCCCGACTCGAAGCCCGGGTTGGCCAGCAGCTGCGAGGAGGAGCACCCGCCACCACCGGAACCGACGGTCCACGTGAAGGACGTCGAGCCGGAGGCGCCGGTGGAGTCCTTCGCGGTGACCGTGACCTGGTAGGTGCCGGCGGTGGACGCCGTACCGGAGATCAGGCCGGTGGAGCTGTTGATGGACAGCCCGGTCGGCAGGCCGCTCGCGCTGTAGGTGAGGGAGGCGCCGCCGCTGTCGGTGGCCTTGATCTGCAGGCTGACCGAGCTTCCGGTGGTGGTGGACTGGCTGCCGGGGTTGGTGACGGTCACGGTGTTGCCACCGGTGGAGCCGGAGGTGAAGGCGGCGGTGCCGTTCGGGGTACCCCAGCCGGTCGGGCCGTCGTAGCCGGTGCCCGCGGTGCAGAAGTACGACGGGGAGCAGCTGCCGTTGTTGCCGCTGGTCACGTCGTACAGGTTGCCCGTGTGGCTGTACGGGTACTTCGCCGGGTAGTCGCTCGCGCCCGGGGTGCCCGCGAGGGCGTAGACGCTCGCGATGATCGGCGAGCTGGCGCTGGTGCCGCCGTAGACCGCCCAGCCGGAGCCGCCGTAGGTGTCGTAGACCGCCACGCCGGTGGCCGGGTCGGCGACCGCGGAGACGTCGGCCTCCATGCGCTTGGAGCAGCCGGTGTCGGTCTGCCAGCTCGGCTTCGGGTCGTACGCCGAACAGCCGGAGCCGGTGCCCTCCGTGGAGTTGGTGTGCCACACCGACTCGCTCCAGCCGCGGGAGTTGGAGGCGGTGGTGAGCGCGGTGCCGCCGACGGCCGTCACGTACTGGGAGGTGGCCGGGTACTCGGCGCCGTAGGCGGAGTCACCCGAGGAGACGGTGATCGCGACGCCCGGGTGCTTGAAGTACGAGGTGTCGTCGCTGGTCTGCGAGGAGGACTCGGAGCCGCCCCAGCTGTTGGAGATGAACTTGGCGCCGAGCGAGACGGCCTCGTTCTCGGCGGCGCCGAGGTCGGCCATGCTCGCGGAGTTGGCCTCGACCAGGATGATGCTGCAGTTCGGGCAGACCGCGCTGACCATGTCGATGTCGAGCATCTCTTCACCGGCCCAGCCGGTGTCGTTGGTCGGCAGCTGGGTGGTGGAGCCGGTCTGGCTGACCTGCTTGAAGCAGCCGTTGGCCTTGGTGCAGGACGACAGGCCGTACGTGGAGCGGTAGGTGCCCAGGTCCGACTCGGCGTTGGGGTCGTTGTAGGCGTCCACGATGCCGACCGTCATGCCCGAACCGGCCGCCGTGGGCAGGTTGTAGGCGCTGTGCAGGTTGGCCGGGGAAAGGCCGGAAGGCGCGGCAGCGGCAACCGCCGAGGCGAGCCGCTGCTTGATGTCGGTACGGCGCTGGGCGAAACAGGACGCATGACCCGGCTCGGCGGTGGCGCACAGGTGCTGGGTCGGCACCTTCTGGCCGGCCTTGCCGGTCGAGTGGTAGGTCTGCCGCTCGGGGGCGGTCAGTGCCTTGTTGTTCTGCGTGACCTTGGAGGTCTGCGGGTGGGTCGCGGCAGGCTGGGCGCCGGCCGTCGGTGCGGCGGTGAATCCGGCGACGGTGAGGGCGAGGGCGGGGAAGGCGACGGCGACGAGTCTTCGCAGACTCCGTCTCCGCCCGGTCGGGTGTGACTCACGCATGGGGTACTGCCTCCGGTTGACGTGGGGTATCGCAC includes:
- a CDS encoding type B 50S ribosomal protein L31; this translates as MKPGIHPQYRPVVFRDRAADYAFLTRSTATSDKTIEWEDGNTYPVIDVEISSASHPFYTGTQRVLDTAGRVERFERRYGRGRSER
- the rpmG gene encoding 50S ribosomal protein L33; this encodes MARNELRPIIKLRSTAGTGYTYVTRKNRRNNPDRLTLRKYDPVAGRHVDFREER
- the rpmB gene encoding 50S ribosomal protein L28 encodes the protein MSAHCQLTGRQPGFGHHISRSHRRSKRRFDPNVQSKRYWLPSEGRHVRLALSAKGIKTVDTIGIEAAVARIRARGGKV
- the rpsN gene encoding 30S ribosomal protein S14: MAKKSKIAKNEQRRLVVARYAARRAALKAIIAFPASSDEDRAAAQRELRRQPRDASATRLRNRDCVDGRPRGYLRAFGLSRIRVREMAHAGELPGVTNSSW
- a CDS encoding putative Ig domain-containing protein; translation: MRESHPTGRRRSLRRLVAVAFPALALTVAGFTAAPTAGAQPAATHPQTSKVTQNNKALTAPERQTYHSTGKAGQKVPTQHLCATAEPGHASCFAQRRTDIKQRLASAVAAAAPSGLSPANLHSAYNLPTAAGSGMTVGIVDAYNDPNAESDLGTYRSTYGLSSCTKANGCFKQVSQTGSTTQLPTNDTGWAGEEMLDIDMVSAVCPNCSIILVEANSASMADLGAAENEAVSLGAKFISNSWGGSESSSQTSDDTSYFKHPGVAITVSSGDSAYGAEYPATSQYVTAVGGTALTTASNSRGWSESVWHTNSTEGTGSGCSAYDPKPSWQTDTGCSKRMEADVSAVADPATGVAVYDTYGGSGWAVYGGTSASSPIIASVYALAGTPGASDYPAKYPYSHTGNLYDVTSGNNGSCSPSYFCTAGTGYDGPTGWGTPNGTAAFTSGSTGGNTVTVTNPGSQSTTTGSSVSLQIKATDSGGASLTYSASGLPTGLSINSSTGLISGTASTAGTYQVTVTAKDSTGASGSTSFTWTVGSGGGGCSSSQLLANPGFESGSTGWSATSGVITNDSGEAAHGGSYYAWLDGYGSSHTDTLSQSVTIPAGCKATLTFYLHIDTAETTTSTQYDKLTVTAGSTTLATYSNLNHNSGYAQKTFDLSSLAGQTVTLKFNGVEDSSLQTSFVVDDTALTTS